A section of the Rhizobium sp. SSA_523 genome encodes:
- the sufD gene encoding Fe-S cluster assembly protein SufD, with product MNMQTHNRQTAAESALIEAFTQQVGDLPGNGAVISARDRLVEDLKSNGLPSRRVEAWHYTDLKTLLRALPGLEPAGDVTVTPALVEHAKVIATRDGQSDARASINGVLVSAFADMLREGTAAPGLSVIDRDDTIGKINGSFVRDGYVLEVPEGAVLDAPIEIQALHGAGQIHTRFPVSFGRHSTATVIERHLPSGEGQAFVTSVSDISLEDGADVTWIILQEQGAADTHLGQMRVRVGENAKLRLYVINAGGKLVRQELRIDVAGEGSDLQLRGVNLLGGDTHTDVTLVLGHNVPNTTSTEIFRNVVFDRARGVFQGMIKVALDAQKTDARMACNTLLMSDDAEFAAKPELEIFADDVQCGHGATVADIDDNHLYYMMARGIPRSRARAMLVNAFVAEIVEELDDEALVEALEGVISRWLEGHA from the coding sequence ATGAACATGCAGACTCACAATCGGCAGACCGCCGCGGAATCTGCGCTGATCGAGGCCTTTACCCAGCAGGTCGGCGACCTGCCGGGCAATGGCGCCGTCATCAGTGCCCGCGACCGGCTGGTCGAGGATCTGAAAAGCAATGGCCTGCCGTCGCGTCGCGTCGAGGCATGGCACTATACGGACCTGAAGACGCTTCTGCGCGCGCTTCCGGGCCTGGAGCCGGCCGGCGACGTGACCGTGACACCTGCCCTGGTGGAGCATGCGAAGGTCATCGCGACGCGGGACGGCCAAAGCGATGCGAGAGCGAGCATCAATGGCGTTCTGGTCAGCGCCTTCGCCGACATGCTGCGCGAAGGAACGGCCGCGCCCGGACTGTCCGTGATCGACCGCGACGATACGATCGGCAAGATCAATGGCAGTTTCGTGCGGGACGGCTATGTGCTGGAAGTTCCCGAAGGGGCCGTGCTGGATGCGCCGATCGAGATCCAGGCGCTCCACGGTGCGGGCCAGATCCATACGCGCTTCCCGGTCAGTTTCGGTCGACACTCGACGGCCACCGTCATCGAGCGGCACCTGCCGAGCGGCGAGGGCCAGGCCTTCGTCACCTCCGTCAGCGATATTTCTCTGGAGGACGGTGCGGACGTCACCTGGATCATCCTGCAGGAGCAGGGCGCTGCGGATACCCATCTTGGCCAGATGCGCGTGCGGGTCGGCGAGAATGCGAAGCTGCGCCTCTATGTGATCAATGCCGGCGGCAAGCTGGTCCGTCAGGAATTGCGCATCGACGTGGCGGGAGAGGGATCGGATCTGCAATTGCGCGGCGTCAATCTCCTCGGCGGCGACACGCATACCGACGTGACATTGGTGCTCGGCCATAATGTGCCGAACACGACCTCGACAGAGATCTTCCGCAATGTCGTGTTCGACAGGGCGCGGGGCGTCTTCCAGGGCATGATCAAGGTGGCGCTGGATGCACAGAAGACGGATGCACGCATGGCCTGCAATACGCTTCTGATGTCGGACGATGCCGAGTTCGCGGCCAAGCCGGAGCTTGAGATCTTTGCGGACGACGTGCAGTGCGGACATGGCGCGACGGTTGCCGATATCGACGACAACCATCTCTACTACATGATGGCCCGCGGGATCCCGCGCAGCCGGGCCCGTGCCATGCTGGTGAATGCCTTCGTTGCCGAGATCGTCGAGGAACTGGACGACGAGGCGCTGGTCGAGGCGCTGGAAGGCGTCATCTCGCGCTGGCTCGAGGG
- the sufC gene encoding Fe-S cluster assembly ATPase SufC, whose product MLEIKNLHARIAEDGTEIIRGLNLTVKAGEVAAIMGPNGSGKSTLSYILSGREDYEVTEGEILYNGENILELDPAERAAKGIFLAFQYPVEIPGVATMQFLKVAMNEQRKARGEAELTTPDFMRRVKDAAAELKINPDMLKRPLNVGFSGGEKKRAEILQMALLEPKLCVLDETDSGLDIDALKIVADGVNALKSPDRAVIVITHYQRLLDYIVPDTVHVLYKGQIIRTGDKDLALELEANGYADIIGAAA is encoded by the coding sequence ATGCTTGAAATCAAGAACTTGCACGCCCGCATCGCCGAAGATGGCACGGAGATCATCCGCGGTCTGAACCTGACCGTGAAGGCCGGCGAAGTGGCGGCCATCATGGGCCCGAACGGTTCCGGCAAATCGACGCTGTCCTACATCCTGTCGGGCCGTGAAGACTATGAAGTCACCGAAGGTGAGATCCTCTACAACGGCGAGAACATTCTGGAGCTCGACCCGGCTGAGCGCGCCGCCAAGGGCATTTTCCTGGCCTTCCAATATCCGGTGGAAATTCCCGGCGTTGCCACCATGCAGTTCCTCAAGGTCGCGATGAACGAGCAGCGCAAGGCGCGCGGCGAGGCCGAACTGACGACACCGGATTTCATGCGCCGGGTGAAGGATGCGGCCGCCGAGCTGAAGATCAATCCGGACATGCTGAAGCGGCCGCTCAATGTCGGTTTTTCCGGCGGCGAGAAGAAGCGCGCTGAAATTCTCCAGATGGCGCTCCTGGAGCCGAAGCTGTGCGTGCTGGACGAGACCGATTCCGGCCTCGACATTGATGCGCTGAAGATCGTGGCCGATGGCGTCAATGCCCTGAAGTCGCCGGATCGCGCCGTCATCGTGATCACGCACTACCAGCGGCTCCTCGATTACATCGTGCCGGATACGGTGCATGTTCTCTACAAGGGCCAGATCATCCGCACCGGCGACAAGGATCTGGCGCTCGAACTGGAAGCCAATGGCTATGCCGATATCATCGGCGCAGCGGCCTGA